One region of Culex pipiens pallens isolate TS chromosome 2, TS_CPP_V2, whole genome shotgun sequence genomic DNA includes:
- the LOC120425333 gene encoding leucine-rich repeat and fibronectin type-III domain-containing protein 3 isoform X5 encodes MKMLRNLGFLLSALLLVQRSVAQCPWQREVPDLQTSCLCAYNLGQELSVQCDQVDFPVLVEALDKYARTTPLDLLYVNNSTIEKLEAGVFANLKLYNVQLSSCKISRIEDFAFRGQEDILKNLNLQDNFLDDVPIRALKILNILNLLDLSKNRINTIPNDAFNGLSKLSTLKLSDNNVTLAPFAFRGLETSLKNLNLKGTKQKRVPEAVRGLKTLAFLDLSQNGIRELPGNAGMRTFEGLDSLTALNLERNLIQTLGETAFSGIRKTLSSLSLLNNLLAEFPVGAIHSLRELRVLDIGFNLLTALPETAFRGNPAVTLLALDGNPLPTVPEKALLHLNRTLRGLSLGGRFLHCDCKLRWVAEWIRNGDLQVTSRERNPQFCGSPNRFRDRGFYSIQPEELTCPDAEVSIEGPVGLVDSLQPKTTTTTRTTTLLTTFPPSSAGATNTTLAEASSSTTALTTTTPTTTPPSSSSSQETAPPASPSTTDSTTTLTTTTQSTTKQSTSTSTTTTKAATATKSWRNPNNNGPGHKQRPPLVLGFPPQRGTQIDDSREVQVKNAFSSRQDSSVIIQWDSDTANILGFRVVYRLFGDKSFKQGPPLEASEREFKIKNVPTAECIIVCVVSLEEINVTPDTVPYTQCREVRTVASPASNMDKITIAASAAICGTIIVAVVIFITTSRILYRRRSKKMQSLSHHQQKSALPIAGLPVNCCGPTPSPNGPLGSLATLSAFNSHKLTTEDDEDNFW; translated from the exons aTGAAAATGTTACGCAATCTAGGCTTTCTCCTGTCGGCGCTCCTCCTGGTGCAGCGGTCAGTGGCCCAGTGCCCCTGGCAGCGGGAGGTGCCCGACCTGCAGACGTCGTGTCTATGTGCCTATAACCTCGGACAGGAACTGTCCGTGCAGTGTGATCAA GTTGATTTTCCCGTACTAGTAGAAGCCTTAGATAAATACGCTCGGACGACGCCGCTCGATCTGCTGTACGTCAACAACTCGACGATCGAGAAGCTCGAGGCGGGCGTCTTTGCCAACTTGAAGCTGTACAACGTGCAGCTGAGCAGCTGTAAGATCAGCCGGATCGAAGATTTCGCCTTCCGGGGCCAGGAGGACATCCTGAAGAACCTGAACCTGCAGGACAACTTCCTCGACGACGTGCCCATCCGGGCGTTGAAGATTCTCAACATTCTGAACCTGCTGGATCTGTCGAAGAATCGAATCAACACCATTCCCAACGATGCCTTCAACGGACTGTCGAAGCTGTCGACGCTGAAGCTGAGCGATAACAACGTTACGCTGGCTCCGTTCGCCTTCCGTGGGCTGGAGACGAGCCTGAAGAACCTCAACCTCAAGGGAACCAAGCAGAAGCGAGTTCCCGAAGCGGTTCGAGGCCTGAAGACGCTCGCCTTTCTGGACCTTTCCCAGAACGGAATCCGGGAGCTGCCGGGCAACGCCGGCATGCGGACCTTCGAGGGGTTGGATTCGCTGACGGCGCTCAACCTGGAGCGCAACTTGATCCAGACGCTCGGCGAGACTGCCTTTTCCGGTATCCGGAAAACCCTAAGCTCCCTCAGCCTGCTGAACAACCTGCTGGCGGAGTTCCCCGTTGGTGCTATCCACTCGCTGCGCGAGCTGCGAGTGCTGGACATTGGTTTCAACCTGTTAACTGCCTTGCCGGAGACGGCATTCCGCGGCAATCCCGCCGTCACGCTGCTTGCCCTAGACGGCAACCCGCTTCCAACAGTGCCTGAGAAAGCCCTGCTGCATCTAAACCGCACGCTGCGGGGACTCTCGCTCGGCGGACGGTTTCTGCACTGCGACTGCAAGCTGCGCTGGGTCGCCGAGTGGATCCGGAACGGTGACTTGCAG GTCACCTCCCGCGAACGTAACCCCCAGTTCTGCGGGTCTCCGAACCGATTCCGCGACCGCGGCTTCTACTCGATCCAGCCGGAGGAGCTGACTTGTCCGGACGCCGAAGTCAGCATCGAAGGCCCGGTCGGACTGGTGGATTCGCTCCAACCCAAGACAACGACCACTACGCGAACAACGACACTTCTAACGACCTTCCCACCGAGTTCAGCCGGAGCTACGAACACTACCCTAGCGGAGGCGAGTAGCAGTACTACGGCGCTAACAACGACCACCCCTACAACGACCCCACCTTCATCGTCTTCCTCCCAAGAGACGGCACCACCAGCTAGTCCGTCAACGACGGATAGCACCACCACGCTTACAACCACGACTCAGTCCACCACCAAGCAGAGCACGTCAACTTCGACGACCACAACAAAGGCGGCCACCGCTACCAAGAGCTGGCGCAACCCAAACAACAACGGGCCCGGACACAAGCAGCGACCACCGCTGGTGCTAGGCTTCCCGCCGCAACGCGGCACCCAGATCGACGACTCGCGGGAGGTTCAGGTTAAGAATGCCTTCAG CTCCCGCCAGGACAGCTCGGTCATCATCCAGTGGGACTCGGACACCGCCAACATCCTGGGCTTCCGTGTGGTCTATCGCCTGTTCGGCGATAAGAGCTTCAAGCAGGGCCCGCCGCTGGAGGCGAGCGAGCGCGAGTTCAAGATCAAGAACGTGCCCACGGCCGAGTGCATCATCGTGTGCGTCGTGTCGCTCGAGGAGATCAACGTCACGCCGGACACGGTGCCGTACACGCAGTGCCGCGAGGTGCGGACCGTCGCCTCACCCGCCTCCAACATGGACAAGATCACGATCGCGGCCAGCGCCGCCATCTGCGGGACGATCATCGTAGCCGTGGTCATCTTCATCACCACCAGCAG GATTCTTTACAGACGCCGCTCGAAGAAGATGCAGTCGCTGTCCCACCACCAGCAGAAGAGTGCCCTCCCGATCGCGGGCCTGCCCGTCAACTGCTGTGGACCGACGCCCAGCCCCAACGGACCGCTTGGATCGCTCGCGACGCTGTCCGCGTTCAACTCGCACAAG